The segment CGTATCATCCGTGATGATGCGGAAATCGCAAGCGAGTGCCAGCTCCATTCCGCCGCCAAAGGCAAAACCGTTAATCATGGCAATCGTCGGCTGCGGCAAGTTTTCAATCGTCGTAAAAACTTCACCAATTTTAAAGATATTGCGCTTCACATGCTGTTCAGTCAGCGTCTTGCGTTCTTTCAAGTCGGCTCCGACACTGAACGCCTTTTCTCCAGCGCCTGTAAAGATAACGACGCGGATATCCGGATTGATCCGGATCGCTTCGACCACTTGGCTCAGTTCAGCCAACATGTCATAGTTGAAGGCATTCATGGAATCCGGCCGGTTCAATGTGATGAAGGCCAAATTGCCATGCTGTTCGTAATGAATTGTGTCCATTTCCATCCCCCTTTTAATCGTTCCATCCGTTAAAAACATACCACTTTTTGGACTATTCCGCCATCAGACTCTATAATTAAGCGCAGAGAGGGGACTTTTTTTATGAACCGTATCGCTTTGATCCGCATTTATCGGATTGTTTATATGGCCATCAAATTTTACACCCAAGCGATGCTTTTCCAGCGCCGCTACCGCGGAAATTGGAATCCGCTTGTTGAAGAGAAATGGGAAAAGCTTGTCACGAAGCAGGCAAAAAATTATAAAATTTTGGCCTTGAAGCTTGGCGGGCTTATGATTAAACTGGGACAATTTTTGTCGACGCGGGCGGATATTATGCCTCCGACATTTCTTCAGGAACTCGAAGGTTTGACAGACCGTGTACCTTCAGTGTCACGCAAAAAAATCGTTTCTGTTCTTGAAAAAGACTGGAACTCTCCATATTCCAGTTTTTTGACTGATTTATCGGATGCTGCTGTGGCCTCAGCCTCTATCGGGGAAGTTTACAAAGGCGTACTGAAAGACGGAACCGAAGTGGCTGTAAAAGTGCAACGGCCTGGAACAGACCGTATTTTACGTGCTGATTTTCAAGCGATGCGGATTGTTGTTTGGATGTTGAAAACGTTCACGCCACTGTCCAAACAAATCGACTTCCGGCAATTGTACCGGGAAATGACCGAAACAATTGGAGCAGAGTTGAACTTTTTGCAGGAACTTCAAAGCGGCCGCTCATTTTCCGACCGTTTCAAAGAGACGGAAGGCGTTCGTTTTCCAATTTATTTTGACGATCTCTCAACGCGCCGCGTACTGGTAATGGAGTGGATCGAAGGCGCGCGCATAACCGACCTCGCTTTTATTGAGAAACATAATCTTGATCGCCATGCCATCGCAGAACGGCTGTTTATTTTATTTTTGGAACAGGTCCTTAATGGCGGCCAATTTCATGCCGATCCGCATGGCGGCAATATTTTGTTGAAACCGGACGGCACTATTGTGCTGATAGATTTCGGCATGACCGGAACTATTTCCAAGTCGGACGCCCAAGCAGTGCTGCGGATAGCTGAAGGCATCGTTTTCCAAAATTACGATCAAGTGCTGGATGCCCTTGAAGAATTGCGTTTCCTGTTGCCGAATGCGGATCGGGATCTTTTAGCAGACACCATTGCGCGGCTGGTTGCAGCGTATCAGTCTAATGAATTGATGCAGATGGACAGTTTTGTTGTAGAGCGCTTGCTCCGCGATATACAGGATATTGTCCGGACGCAGCCTGTCCAGCTGCCTGCTGAATTTGCATTTTTTGGCCGGGCTACATCAATTTTTATAGGTGTTCTCCATGTTCTGGATCCCGCTATTGATTTATTGGCGCTCGCCCGGCCCCGCATATTGGAATGGGCGGCTTCTCAAAAAGAAGGCAAGCGGATTATTGGCAAAGAAGACGTGCTGCGCTGGGCAATCAATGCAACAGGCCCGCTCCGCGTTCTTCCGCAAAAAATCATCAATTATCTTGAAGAGCCGGAACGGATGCGCCATTACTTGGAAAACCGGGATGGGCGGCAGCGGGAGCATCAGCGGGATTTACAGAGCCGGATGTTCGCCGGGATTTTCACGATTCTATCGTTTACAGGCATATCGATGGCTGTCTGGTTTTCACATGAAGCTTTTATGTGGGTTTCATCCATTTTCTTTGTCGGTTCACTATGGGTTTACCGGTCGATTAAATAATAGATAATGATAAGATAAAAAAATCTGTGCCAAGAGCGGCACAGATTTTTTTGCTTTCAAGTCTTGCAATTTACTGAATTCGGAGTAGAATTAATAAAGAGAACAAACGTTCCCTTTTGAGGAGGTGTAAAAATGCCGTTGATCTCACAAGAGGAAATTGCCCATTTTGAAAAAGCCATTTATTTGCCGATGGTTTTAATCATCTTGGAACGTGACCGTATGTTATTCGAAAAAGGATCTTTTAAACTAAAGAGGCCGTATATTGAATTAGTGGATGGCGCCATCAAGCAGGTTCATAAAGAACTGCAGGAAACAAAAATCCATATGCGCAAGCACCATATGAAGATGATAAAAGGCACTGGAGATGATACATTCACCGAATACGTATTTTACCATGGGGGGTATGAAGACCACCGGCGCTATTTGAATGTGCGTTTGCGCAACCGGGTAGAGGAATTGCTGCGTGTTTATTTAGCGATGTCTTACCAGGAAATTTAAGGTGTTTTTATAATGGAGGTCTTGGCAGTGGGCAGATTACAAAGAGGCAGAGCTATACATACAAGAGCGTGATGCTTAAAAGGCTGCAGCAGTTTCAGTCTGTCTCTTTGTTATTTCAATCGGAAAACTCAATCAAGAGGATGTTGTCTTCTGGGGGGATATCTGCGTTTCGTCAAATATACCATTTGATGCTGATGGACTTGCTGGGCATTTTTAAAAAACCTGCGCAGAGAACCTGCAAAAGAATGCTGGTTTCTTAACGCGACAGGAGACACATCAAGTGGGACAGCTACACCATTGCTTAAGGAAATTATGCTGCCTTTTCCTGTATCATCGCTTTCGACTAGCTCGACAGCATCAAAGTTGAACCAAACCGATTCTTTGTTTTTCGGAGAGTGAGTAGGAAAGAACAGAAGCGGATTGCCGTAATACTCACCGATGATAATGGGGGGCTTATGTTTGACGCGAACTGCTTTTTGAGAATAAAGAGTGGCGCTTTCCATCGATCCTCTGTAGAAAGTACAAGAAGAACTTACAATTTTATAAACCGATTCTTCCACAATGAATTCACTTCGATCTTCAATTACACGTGTCCACGTTCGATGTCCGTCTATATACGGCAAAAGTGCATATGTATTGCTGCACACCGTATATGAAGAGGGATTATGATTCTTATTGCCCATTAACTTATACCCCCTAAATTTACTATACATAAATATTGTAACAACAAATGGAAGATTAGCAATGGCTTAGTCTAAAAATAAAATCTTTTCTATTTCATTAGAATTTTCAAAAAACATTTGATTATTGATAGACTTTTAATGTATACTAATGAAAAGCATTCGGGGTGATGAAGAATGGAAAACTATTATTCTTATGCTGACTTCATGAAAGCGATGGCTCAAACAAAGAAAATTACAGAAGCGGAAAAACTGCTCAATGATATCTATTTGGATTTGTTTTTGAAGCATGTACACCGCTCTCAGCAAGAAGAACAGCTCATGACGCTTATCGACCAAGCCCTGGACACTAATGACCGTGAAGCATTCGCCAACTATTCAGCCCAATTGCAGGCTTTAAAATGCGATGAAGAATAACGAAAAAACCGCTCCTCAGTGAGCGGTTTTTTTATTTTGTCTAAAAAAAGACAAGCAAAAAAACATACGTTCGCTTTTTGTTAGGGGAATTTTAGGGCATATGATAAAATAGAGAGAGTGAAACAAACAGGAGGACATCAATTATGAAACAGGAATTCAAACTCCAGGCCCCTTATGAACCTGCAGGTGATCAGCCTCAAGCAATTGCGGAGTTGACTCAAGGAATCATAAACGGCAAGCGCTGCCAGACTTTGCTTGGAGCAACAGGCACTGGGAAGACCTACACCATGTCAAATGTGATTCAGCAAGTGAAAAAACCTACATTGGTCATGGCCCATAACAAAACCTTAGCAGGACAGCTTTACAGTGAATTCAAGGAATTTTTTCCGGATAATGCGGTTGAATACTTCGTTAGCTATTATGATTACTATCAACCGGAAGCCTATGTGCCGCAATCCGATACTTATATAGAAAAAGATGCCAGCATCAATGATGAAATCGATAAATTGCGGCACTCGGCGACAAGTTCGCTGTTCGAACGGGATGATGTCATCGTCATAGCTTCGGTATCGTGCATATATGGCCTCGGTTCGCCAAAGGAATACCGTGAACTTGTAGTATCCCTTAGAAAAGGAATGGAAATCGAGCGCAATCAGCTTTTACGAAAATTAGTCGACGTTCAATATGAACGCAACGACATCAACTTTATCCGTGGAACTTTCCGGGTACGGGGAGATGTAGTGGAAATCTTTCCGGCATCCCGCGATGAACGCTGTTTGCGTGTTGAGTTTTTTGGAGATGAAATTGACCGGATCCGTGAAGTGGATGCTTTGACGGGTGAAATCATCGGCGAGCGGGAACATGTTGCCATTTTCCCGGCATCCCACTTTGTTACGCGGGAAGAAAAAATGGTCAAAGCCATTGAGAACATCGAAGCGGAACTGGAAGAGCGATTAAAGGAAATGCGGGCAGAAGATAAGTTGCTCGAAGCCCAGCGCCTCGAACAGCGCACACGCTATGACTTGGAAATGATGCGCGAAATGGGCTTTTGTTCAGGCATTGAAAACTACTCCCGCCATTTGACGCTGCGGCCTCCAGGTGCTCAGCCTTATACGCTCATTGATTATTTTCCGGATGATTTCCTGCTGGTAGTGGATGAAAGCCATGTAACCTTGCCGCAAGTCCGCGGCATGTTCAATGGGGACCAGGCACGCAAAAAAGTATTGGTGGATCACGGATTCCGTTTGCCTTCGGCTATGGACAACCGGCCGCTGACATTTGATGAATTCGAAAAGCATATCCACCAGGCTGTTTTCGTATCAGCGACGCCAGGCCCTTATGAGCTTGAACATACACCGGAAATGGTGGAACAAATCATTCGGCCGACAGGACTATTGGACCCGACCATTGAAGTGCGTCCGATAGAAGGGCAGATTGATGACTTGATGGATGAAATCCGGCAGCGCACCGAGCGCAATGAACGGGTGCTTGTAACGACATTGACAAAAAAAATGTCCGAAGATTTGACGGCGTATTTAAAAGAAGCAGGCATAAAAGTCAATTACCTGCATTCGGAGATTAAGACGTTAGAACGGATTGAAATCATCCGGGAATTGCGGATGGGTGTTTATGACGTTCTTGTCGGCATTAACTTGCTTCGGGAAGGACTCGATATTCCGGAAGTCTCCTTGGTGACCATACTCGACGCAGACAAAGAAGGCTTCTTGCGCTCAGAGCGTTCACTTATTCAGACGATGGGGCGCGCTGCGCGAAACTCCAATGGCCATGTCATTATGTATGCGGATAAAATGACCGATTCAATGCGGAAAGCGATTGATGAAACGACTCGCCGGCGTACCATACAGGCCGAATACAATGAAAAACACGGCATTACACCGATTA is part of the Planococcus shenhongbingii genome and harbors:
- a CDS encoding ABC1 kinase family protein gives rise to the protein MNRIALIRIYRIVYMAIKFYTQAMLFQRRYRGNWNPLVEEKWEKLVTKQAKNYKILALKLGGLMIKLGQFLSTRADIMPPTFLQELEGLTDRVPSVSRKKIVSVLEKDWNSPYSSFLTDLSDAAVASASIGEVYKGVLKDGTEVAVKVQRPGTDRILRADFQAMRIVVWMLKTFTPLSKQIDFRQLYREMTETIGAELNFLQELQSGRSFSDRFKETEGVRFPIYFDDLSTRRVLVMEWIEGARITDLAFIEKHNLDRHAIAERLFILFLEQVLNGGQFHADPHGGNILLKPDGTIVLIDFGMTGTISKSDAQAVLRIAEGIVFQNYDQVLDALEELRFLLPNADRDLLADTIARLVAAYQSNELMQMDSFVVERLLRDIQDIVRTQPVQLPAEFAFFGRATSIFIGVLHVLDPAIDLLALARPRILEWAASQKEGKRIIGKEDVLRWAINATGPLRVLPQKIINYLEEPERMRHYLENRDGRQREHQRDLQSRMFAGIFTILSFTGISMAVWFSHEAFMWVSSIFFVGSLWVYRSIK
- a CDS encoding competence protein ComK, with protein sequence MGNKNHNPSSYTVCSNTYALLPYIDGHRTWTRVIEDRSEFIVEESVYKIVSSSCTFYRGSMESATLYSQKAVRVKHKPPIIIGEYYGNPLLFFPTHSPKNKESVWFNFDAVELVESDDTGKGSIISLSNGVAVPLDVSPVALRNQHSFAGSLRRFFKNAQQVHQHQMVYLTKRRYPPRRQHPLD
- a CDS encoding IDEAL domain-containing protein; its protein translation is MENYYSYADFMKAMAQTKKITEAEKLLNDIYLDLFLKHVHRSQQEEQLMTLIDQALDTNDREAFANYSAQLQALKCDEE
- the uvrB gene encoding excinuclease ABC subunit UvrB, with the translated sequence MKQEFKLQAPYEPAGDQPQAIAELTQGIINGKRCQTLLGATGTGKTYTMSNVIQQVKKPTLVMAHNKTLAGQLYSEFKEFFPDNAVEYFVSYYDYYQPEAYVPQSDTYIEKDASINDEIDKLRHSATSSLFERDDVIVIASVSCIYGLGSPKEYRELVVSLRKGMEIERNQLLRKLVDVQYERNDINFIRGTFRVRGDVVEIFPASRDERCLRVEFFGDEIDRIREVDALTGEIIGEREHVAIFPASHFVTREEKMVKAIENIEAELEERLKEMRAEDKLLEAQRLEQRTRYDLEMMREMGFCSGIENYSRHLTLRPPGAQPYTLIDYFPDDFLLVVDESHVTLPQVRGMFNGDQARKKVLVDHGFRLPSAMDNRPLTFDEFEKHIHQAVFVSATPGPYELEHTPEMVEQIIRPTGLLDPTIEVRPIEGQIDDLMDEIRQRTERNERVLVTTLTKKMSEDLTAYLKEAGIKVNYLHSEIKTLERIEIIRELRMGVYDVLVGINLLREGLDIPEVSLVTILDADKEGFLRSERSLIQTMGRAARNSNGHVIMYADKMTDSMRKAIDETTRRRTIQAEYNEKHGITPITIQKKIRDVIRATTAAEETEEYVSKAAAGKKLKKEDRMKLITLLEKEMKEAAKALDFERAAELRDTVLELKAEG